From a region of the Chrysemys picta bellii isolate R12L10 chromosome 7, ASM1138683v2, whole genome shotgun sequence genome:
- the GANAB gene encoding neutral alpha-glucosidase AB isoform X2, whose protein sequence is MASERLGMAALAWMALCLAAAFAVDRSNFKTCEQSSFCKRQRSVKPGSSPYRALLESLQLSQDSMKLQLVNEVNKVPLLLELYGLQGNMTRIKINELSPLRPRYEVPDVLVHDPPTTWLAVTGRDENSVELSLGDSGHKLILTGKPFRMDLLQGRELVLSVNPRGLLHFEHLRHRKDSEEPKESAPEDGAAREETEPALPGDQESSEKSTKSEEVSDGPNRAEEELGSWEETFKTHTDSKPNGPTSVGLDFSLPGFEHVYGIPEHADNLRLRTTEGGDPYRLYNLDVFQYELYNPMALYGSVPLLLAHNTQRTLGIFWLNAAETWVDISSNTAGKTLFGKMLDYMQGGGETPQTDVRWMSESGIIDVFLLLGPAPTDVFRQYTALTGTQALPPLFAMAYHQSRWNYNDEEDVAAVDDGFDTHDIPCDVIWLDIEHTDGKRYFTWDPNKFPQPRNMLGRLAAKRRKMVSIVDPHIKVDSGYRVHNEIRSRGFYVKTKDGSDYEGWCWPGSSGYPDFTNPEMRAWWASMFSYDQYEASMENLYVWNDMNEPSVFNGPEVTMYKDALHEGGWEHRDLHNLYGFYVQMATAQGLEQRSGGLERPFVLSRAFFAGSQRYGAVWTGDNAAEWDHLKISIPMCLSLALAGISFCGADVGGFFKSPDAELLVRWYQVGAYQPFYRAHAHLDTVRREPWLFGEENKALIRAAVRQRYALLPYWYTTFYHSYRSGQPVMRPLWVEYPDDVTTFSIDDQFLIGNALLVHPVTEQGAHGVQVYLPGKGEVWYDVHSHQKHHAPQTLYVPVIMSSIPAYQRGGSIVPRKERVRRSSDCMYRDPYTLYVALSPQGTAEGDLFIDDGHTYNFESKAQYLHRHFSFASNTLTARSADSKGVFESPAWIERVVILGAGKPAAVFLRQPGMADTRLDFQHEPETSVLTLRKPGINIGADWSISLR, encoded by the exons ATGGCGTCGGAGAG GCTGGGGATGGCAGCTCTCGCCTGGATGGCTCTTTGCCTCGCTGCTGCCTTTGCTGTGGACAGGAGCAACTTCAAGACATGTGAGCAGAGCTCCTTCTGCAA gCGTCAGAGGAGTGTGAAGCCCGGGAGCTCCCCTTACCGGGCACTGCTGGAGTCGCTCCAGCTCAGCCAGGACTCCATGAAACTGCAGCTTGTCAACGAAGTGAATAAG GTCCCACTCCTGCTGGAGCTGTACGGGCTGCAGGGGAACATGACACGCATCAAGATCAATGAGCTGAGCCCGTTGCGCCCACGTTACGAGGTGCCTGATGTGCTGGTGCACGACCCACCCACCACCTG gCTGGCGGTGACGGGCCGGGATGAGAACAGTGTGGAGCTCTCATTGGGCGACTCTGGACACAAACTGATCCTGACAGGGAAGCCGTTCCGCATGGACCTGCTGCAGGGGCGGGAGCTGGTGCTGAGTGTCAACCCCCGTGGGCTGCTGCACTTTGAGCACCTGCGGCATCGGAAGGACTC GGAGGAGCCAAAGGAGTCAGCCCCGGAGgacggggcagccagggaggagaCCGAGCCAGCTCTGCCTGGGGACCAGGAGTCCAGTGAGAAGAGCACAAAG TCAGAAGAGGTGTCGGACGGGCCGAACCGGGCTGAAGAGGAGCTGGGTTCCTGGGAAGAGACGTTCAAGACCCACACAGACAGCAAGCCCAATG GGCCGACCTCGGTGGGGCTGGATTTCTCGCTGCCTGGCTTTGAGCACGTCTATGGGATCCCGGAGCACGCCGACAACCTGCGCCTGCGCACCACTGA GGGGGGTGACCCGTACCGCCTCTACAACCTGGATGTATTCCAATATGAGCTGTACAACCCCATGGCACTGTATGGCTCCGTGCCGCTCCTGCTGGCCCACAACACCCAGCGCACCCTGGGCATCTTCTGGCTCAATGCCGCCGAGACCTGGGTGGACATCAGCTCCAACACAGCTGGCAAG ACACTGTTTGGGAAGATGCTGGATTACATGCAGGGAGGCGGCGAGACCCCCCAGACCGATGTGCGCTGGATGTCGGAGAGCGGCATCATCGATGTCTTTCTGCTGCTGGGGCCTGCGCCCACCGATGTCTTCAGGCAGTACACAGCCCTGACTG gcacacaggccctgcccccgctctttGCCATGGCCTATCACCAGAGCCGCTGGAACTACAATGACGAGGAGGACGTGGCTGCCGTGGATGATGGCTTCGACACGCACGACATCCCCTGCGATGTGATCTGGCTGGACATTGAGCACACCGACGGCAAGCGCTACTTCACCTGGGACCCCAACAAGTTCCCCCAGCCCCGCAACATGCTGGGCCGCCTGGCCGCCAAGAGACGCAAA ATGGTGTCCATTGTGGACCCGCACATCAAGGTGGACAGCGGGTACCGGGTCCACAACGAGATCCGCTCCCGTGGCTTCTATGTCAAGACCAAGGATGGCAGCGACTATGAAGGCTGGTGCTGGCCAG gctcgTCTGGCTACCCTGACTTCACCAACCCTGAGATGCGTGCCTGGTGGGCCAGCATGTTCTCCTACGACCAATATGAG gccTCCATGGAGAACTTGTACGTTTGGAACGACATGAATGAACCATCCGTGTTCAACGGCCCCGAGGTGACCATGTACAAAGACGCCCTGCACGAGGGCGGCTGGGAGCACCGCGACCTGCACAACCTCTACGGCTTCTAcgtg CAAATGGCAACAGCACAGGGACTGGAGCAGCGCTCGGGGGGCCTTGAGCGCCCCTTCGTGCTGAGCCGTGCCTTCTTTGCCGGCTCCCAGCGCTacg GCGCGGTGTGGACGGGAGACAACGCGGCCGAGTGGGACCACTTGAAGATCTCCATCCCCATGTGCCTGAGCCTGGCCCTGGCAGGCATCTCCTTCTGCGGTG CTGATGTGGGTGGCTTTTTCAAGAGCCCGGATGCGGAGCTGCTGGTGCGCTGGTACCAGGTTGGCGCCTACCAACCCTTCTACCGAGCCCATGCCCACCTGGACACTGTGCGGCGTGAgccctggctgtttggggaggagaACAAGGCCCTGATCCGTGCTGCCGTCCGCCAGCGCTATGCCCTGCTGCCCTACTGGTACACAACCTTCTACCACAGCTACCGCTCTGGCCAGCCTGTCATGAG GCCGCTCTGGGTGGAGTACCCTGACGACGTCACCACCTTCAGCATTGATGACCAGTTCCTGATTG GTAATGCATTGCTGGTCCACccagtgacagagcagggagcccATGGCGTGCAGGTCTACCTGCCTGGCAAAGGAGAG GTTTGGTATGATGTCCACTCGCACCAGAAGCACCATGCCCCCCAGACGCTTTATGTGCCTGTCATCATGAGCAGT ATCCCTGCGTACCAGCGGGGCGGGAGCATTGTGCCGCGGAAGGAGCGGGTACGCCGCTCATCGGACTGCATGTACCGTGACCCCTACACACTCTACGTGGCACTCAGCCCCCAG GGTACAGCAGAAGGAGATCTCTTCATTGACGATGGGCACACGTACAACTTCGAGAGCAAGGCCCAGTACCTGCACCGCCACTTCAGCTTTGCCAGCAACACTCTGACAGCCAG ATCGGCAGATTCCAAAGGCGTCTTCGAGAGCCCAGCCTGGATTGAGCGGGTGGTGATCCTGGGAGCAGGGAAGCCAGCCGCCGTCTTCCTCAGACAGCCTG GTATGGCTGATACACGCCTGGATTTCCAGCATGAGCCGGAGACCTCTGTCCTGACTCTCCGCAAACCTGGCATCAACATCGGAGCCGATTGGAGCATCTCCCTGCGATAA
- the GANAB gene encoding neutral alpha-glucosidase AB isoform X1, whose product MASERLGMAALAWMALCLAAAFAVDRSNFKTCEQSSFCKRQRSVKPGSSPYRALLESLQLSQDSMKLQLVNEVNKVPLLLELYGLQGNMTRIKINELSPLRPRYEVPDVLVHDPPTTWLAVTGRDENSVELSLGDSGHKLILTGKPFRMDLLQGRELVLSVNPRGLLHFEHLRHRKDSFSDKVSSSVGSLWDKIKSLFYREEPKESAPEDGAAREETEPALPGDQESSEKSTKSEEVSDGPNRAEEELGSWEETFKTHTDSKPNGPTSVGLDFSLPGFEHVYGIPEHADNLRLRTTEGGDPYRLYNLDVFQYELYNPMALYGSVPLLLAHNTQRTLGIFWLNAAETWVDISSNTAGKTLFGKMLDYMQGGGETPQTDVRWMSESGIIDVFLLLGPAPTDVFRQYTALTGTQALPPLFAMAYHQSRWNYNDEEDVAAVDDGFDTHDIPCDVIWLDIEHTDGKRYFTWDPNKFPQPRNMLGRLAAKRRKMVSIVDPHIKVDSGYRVHNEIRSRGFYVKTKDGSDYEGWCWPGSSGYPDFTNPEMRAWWASMFSYDQYEASMENLYVWNDMNEPSVFNGPEVTMYKDALHEGGWEHRDLHNLYGFYVQMATAQGLEQRSGGLERPFVLSRAFFAGSQRYGAVWTGDNAAEWDHLKISIPMCLSLALAGISFCGADVGGFFKSPDAELLVRWYQVGAYQPFYRAHAHLDTVRREPWLFGEENKALIRAAVRQRYALLPYWYTTFYHSYRSGQPVMRPLWVEYPDDVTTFSIDDQFLIGNALLVHPVTEQGAHGVQVYLPGKGEVWYDVHSHQKHHAPQTLYVPVIMSSIPAYQRGGSIVPRKERVRRSSDCMYRDPYTLYVALSPQGTAEGDLFIDDGHTYNFESKAQYLHRHFSFASNTLTARSADSKGVFESPAWIERVVILGAGKPAAVFLRQPGMADTRLDFQHEPETSVLTLRKPGINIGADWSISLR is encoded by the exons ATGGCGTCGGAGAG GCTGGGGATGGCAGCTCTCGCCTGGATGGCTCTTTGCCTCGCTGCTGCCTTTGCTGTGGACAGGAGCAACTTCAAGACATGTGAGCAGAGCTCCTTCTGCAA gCGTCAGAGGAGTGTGAAGCCCGGGAGCTCCCCTTACCGGGCACTGCTGGAGTCGCTCCAGCTCAGCCAGGACTCCATGAAACTGCAGCTTGTCAACGAAGTGAATAAG GTCCCACTCCTGCTGGAGCTGTACGGGCTGCAGGGGAACATGACACGCATCAAGATCAATGAGCTGAGCCCGTTGCGCCCACGTTACGAGGTGCCTGATGTGCTGGTGCACGACCCACCCACCACCTG gCTGGCGGTGACGGGCCGGGATGAGAACAGTGTGGAGCTCTCATTGGGCGACTCTGGACACAAACTGATCCTGACAGGGAAGCCGTTCCGCATGGACCTGCTGCAGGGGCGGGAGCTGGTGCTGAGTGTCAACCCCCGTGGGCTGCTGCACTTTGAGCACCTGCGGCATCGGAAGGACTC ttTCTCGGATAAAGTTAGTAGCTCGGTCGGTAGCTTGTGGGATAAGATCAAGAGCCTTTTCTATAG GGAGGAGCCAAAGGAGTCAGCCCCGGAGgacggggcagccagggaggagaCCGAGCCAGCTCTGCCTGGGGACCAGGAGTCCAGTGAGAAGAGCACAAAG TCAGAAGAGGTGTCGGACGGGCCGAACCGGGCTGAAGAGGAGCTGGGTTCCTGGGAAGAGACGTTCAAGACCCACACAGACAGCAAGCCCAATG GGCCGACCTCGGTGGGGCTGGATTTCTCGCTGCCTGGCTTTGAGCACGTCTATGGGATCCCGGAGCACGCCGACAACCTGCGCCTGCGCACCACTGA GGGGGGTGACCCGTACCGCCTCTACAACCTGGATGTATTCCAATATGAGCTGTACAACCCCATGGCACTGTATGGCTCCGTGCCGCTCCTGCTGGCCCACAACACCCAGCGCACCCTGGGCATCTTCTGGCTCAATGCCGCCGAGACCTGGGTGGACATCAGCTCCAACACAGCTGGCAAG ACACTGTTTGGGAAGATGCTGGATTACATGCAGGGAGGCGGCGAGACCCCCCAGACCGATGTGCGCTGGATGTCGGAGAGCGGCATCATCGATGTCTTTCTGCTGCTGGGGCCTGCGCCCACCGATGTCTTCAGGCAGTACACAGCCCTGACTG gcacacaggccctgcccccgctctttGCCATGGCCTATCACCAGAGCCGCTGGAACTACAATGACGAGGAGGACGTGGCTGCCGTGGATGATGGCTTCGACACGCACGACATCCCCTGCGATGTGATCTGGCTGGACATTGAGCACACCGACGGCAAGCGCTACTTCACCTGGGACCCCAACAAGTTCCCCCAGCCCCGCAACATGCTGGGCCGCCTGGCCGCCAAGAGACGCAAA ATGGTGTCCATTGTGGACCCGCACATCAAGGTGGACAGCGGGTACCGGGTCCACAACGAGATCCGCTCCCGTGGCTTCTATGTCAAGACCAAGGATGGCAGCGACTATGAAGGCTGGTGCTGGCCAG gctcgTCTGGCTACCCTGACTTCACCAACCCTGAGATGCGTGCCTGGTGGGCCAGCATGTTCTCCTACGACCAATATGAG gccTCCATGGAGAACTTGTACGTTTGGAACGACATGAATGAACCATCCGTGTTCAACGGCCCCGAGGTGACCATGTACAAAGACGCCCTGCACGAGGGCGGCTGGGAGCACCGCGACCTGCACAACCTCTACGGCTTCTAcgtg CAAATGGCAACAGCACAGGGACTGGAGCAGCGCTCGGGGGGCCTTGAGCGCCCCTTCGTGCTGAGCCGTGCCTTCTTTGCCGGCTCCCAGCGCTacg GCGCGGTGTGGACGGGAGACAACGCGGCCGAGTGGGACCACTTGAAGATCTCCATCCCCATGTGCCTGAGCCTGGCCCTGGCAGGCATCTCCTTCTGCGGTG CTGATGTGGGTGGCTTTTTCAAGAGCCCGGATGCGGAGCTGCTGGTGCGCTGGTACCAGGTTGGCGCCTACCAACCCTTCTACCGAGCCCATGCCCACCTGGACACTGTGCGGCGTGAgccctggctgtttggggaggagaACAAGGCCCTGATCCGTGCTGCCGTCCGCCAGCGCTATGCCCTGCTGCCCTACTGGTACACAACCTTCTACCACAGCTACCGCTCTGGCCAGCCTGTCATGAG GCCGCTCTGGGTGGAGTACCCTGACGACGTCACCACCTTCAGCATTGATGACCAGTTCCTGATTG GTAATGCATTGCTGGTCCACccagtgacagagcagggagcccATGGCGTGCAGGTCTACCTGCCTGGCAAAGGAGAG GTTTGGTATGATGTCCACTCGCACCAGAAGCACCATGCCCCCCAGACGCTTTATGTGCCTGTCATCATGAGCAGT ATCCCTGCGTACCAGCGGGGCGGGAGCATTGTGCCGCGGAAGGAGCGGGTACGCCGCTCATCGGACTGCATGTACCGTGACCCCTACACACTCTACGTGGCACTCAGCCCCCAG GGTACAGCAGAAGGAGATCTCTTCATTGACGATGGGCACACGTACAACTTCGAGAGCAAGGCCCAGTACCTGCACCGCCACTTCAGCTTTGCCAGCAACACTCTGACAGCCAG ATCGGCAGATTCCAAAGGCGTCTTCGAGAGCCCAGCCTGGATTGAGCGGGTGGTGATCCTGGGAGCAGGGAAGCCAGCCGCCGTCTTCCTCAGACAGCCTG GTATGGCTGATACACGCCTGGATTTCCAGCATGAGCCGGAGACCTCTGTCCTGACTCTCCGCAAACCTGGCATCAACATCGGAGCCGATTGGAGCATCTCCCTGCGATAA